A window of Streptomyces puniciscabiei contains these coding sequences:
- a CDS encoding SpoIIE family protein phosphatase: MGRPAGKANPRGRATDGTGPARSREHFLEGEPVDAGVRPSISNSWQRCRALGLSPDQSSPPFRADFDPDARIVRAAVPVLDRLQSWFTGSKMNICVADASGTVLLRRFGETSLARSLPAFQREPGFVFAEQHAGTNGIGLALAERQLIQVYGAEHFAERSQGNACRALPVRDPISGRIEGVLCLGYPRSAEDPALATVIRRAARAIERRLLAQSSERERALLRAYLGSTAETAAAPHSVGVGDLALGLRPHDRAILMEKAAELISCAQLAAVRVPLSDGRCVTLVSRPMTSATGVEGFVTEAVLPVPARHASLVVPRSAEELLRRPAERAATLEPAASVVPAVPPSTAVAPPRAVPPAAAAGVMPGRADTRGTGAPTGGPGGAAGDRPESPPPARGLVLVGEPHVGRYALAARRRLELLCDASTRIGTTLDVRRTARELAETAVPRLADYVTIDLPEAVLRGEEAADPLTDLCRTVVHGIRDDCPFHPVGKRVDYGPTTPQLRCLTGGQAVLEPDLSTAAGWLAHDPEHTDELLAHVHSLIAVPLVARGVVLGVAAFYRGRDPAPFGDDDRSLAQELAARAALSIDNARRYTRERTMVLALQRSLLPQGLPDQDAVEVAHRYLPAESDVGGDWYDVIPLSGTRVGLMVGDVVGHGMLSAATMGRLRTAARSFAELDYPPDEVLTHLDNLVGRLDREEDAAGEAGIIGATCLYAVYDPTTQQCCMARAGHPPPAVVRPEGTVSFPDLPAGPPLGLGGLPFEAADIDLPEGSGLVLYTDGLIEDRNRDVDLVLDRLRGALAHPERTPEEICEAVLDTVAPAHPCDDIALLVARTHALDPQRIATWDLPADPSLVSEVRASALRQLADWGFEEAAFAAELMLSELVTNAIRHGSGPIRVRLLRDRTLICEVSDTSNTAPHLRRAATTDEGGRGLFLVAQLARSWGTRYIRQGKVIWAECGLDGA, translated from the coding sequence ATGGGTCGGCCCGCCGGGAAAGCGAATCCGAGGGGACGTGCGACAGACGGCACGGGTCCCGCCCGTTCCCGTGAGCATTTCCTGGAGGGTGAGCCGGTCGACGCCGGTGTGCGCCCCTCCATCTCGAACTCGTGGCAGCGCTGCCGGGCCCTGGGGCTCTCGCCCGACCAGTCCAGCCCTCCCTTCCGGGCCGACTTCGATCCTGACGCCCGTATCGTCCGGGCGGCCGTGCCGGTGCTCGACCGGCTGCAGTCCTGGTTCACCGGCAGCAAGATGAACATCTGCGTCGCCGATGCGAGCGGGACGGTCCTGCTGCGCCGTTTCGGCGAGACGTCCTTGGCCAGAAGCCTCCCGGCGTTCCAGCGCGAGCCCGGATTCGTGTTCGCCGAGCAGCACGCCGGCACCAACGGAATCGGCCTCGCACTCGCGGAGCGGCAGCTCATCCAGGTCTACGGCGCCGAGCACTTCGCCGAGCGCTCCCAGGGCAACGCCTGCCGCGCGCTTCCCGTCCGCGACCCGATCAGCGGCCGCATCGAGGGCGTCCTGTGCCTGGGCTATCCCCGCAGCGCCGAGGACCCGGCGCTGGCCACCGTGATCCGCAGGGCGGCCCGCGCCATCGAGAGACGGCTGCTGGCACAGAGTTCCGAACGTGAGCGCGCCCTGCTGCGGGCGTATCTGGGCAGCACGGCCGAGACCGCCGCCGCCCCTCACAGCGTCGGGGTCGGCGATCTGGCCCTCGGGCTGCGCCCCCATGACCGGGCGATCCTCATGGAGAAGGCAGCCGAGCTGATCTCCTGCGCGCAGCTGGCCGCCGTCCGCGTTCCCCTGTCCGACGGCCGGTGCGTCACGCTGGTGAGCCGTCCGATGACGAGTGCCACCGGGGTGGAAGGTTTCGTCACCGAGGCCGTCCTGCCCGTCCCCGCACGGCACGCGTCCTTGGTCGTCCCGCGGTCGGCCGAGGAGCTGCTGCGCCGCCCCGCCGAACGGGCGGCCACCCTCGAACCGGCGGCCTCCGTCGTTCCCGCCGTCCCGCCGTCCACGGCCGTTGCGCCGCCCCGGGCGGTTCCCCCGGCCGCGGCAGCCGGCGTCATGCCCGGCCGAGCCGATACGCGCGGCACGGGCGCGCCGACGGGCGGACCCGGCGGCGCGGCGGGCGACCGCCCCGAGTCCCCGCCCCCGGCGAGAGGGCTCGTGCTGGTGGGCGAACCGCACGTGGGGCGGTACGCCCTCGCCGCGCGCCGCCGCCTGGAGCTGCTGTGCGACGCGAGCACGCGCATAGGCACCACCCTGGACGTGCGCCGCACCGCCCGGGAACTCGCCGAGACCGCGGTGCCGCGACTGGCCGACTACGTCACCATCGACCTGCCGGAGGCCGTACTGCGCGGTGAAGAGGCCGCCGACCCCCTCACCGACCTGTGCCGGACGGTGGTCCACGGCATCCGCGACGACTGTCCGTTCCACCCGGTCGGCAAACGCGTCGACTACGGCCCGACCACTCCGCAACTGCGCTGTCTGACGGGCGGGCAGGCGGTGCTGGAACCGGACCTGAGCACCGCCGCGGGCTGGCTCGCCCACGACCCCGAGCACACCGACGAGCTGCTGGCCCACGTCCACTCCCTCATCGCGGTCCCCCTGGTCGCCCGCGGCGTCGTCCTCGGCGTGGCCGCCTTCTACCGCGGGCGGGACCCCGCCCCCTTCGGCGACGACGACCGTTCGCTCGCCCAGGAACTCGCCGCCCGTGCCGCCCTGTCCATCGACAACGCCCGGCGTTACACGCGCGAGCGCACCATGGTGCTGGCCCTGCAGCGCAGCCTGCTGCCGCAGGGGCTGCCCGACCAGGACGCCGTCGAGGTGGCGCACCGCTACCTGCCCGCGGAGTCCGACGTGGGCGGGGACTGGTACGACGTCATCCCTCTCTCCGGCACCCGCGTCGGCCTCATGGTCGGCGACGTCGTCGGCCACGGCATGCTCTCCGCCGCCACCATGGGCCGGCTGCGCACGGCCGCCCGCAGCTTCGCCGAACTCGACTACCCGCCGGACGAGGTCCTCACCCACCTGGACAACCTGGTGGGGCGCCTCGACCGGGAGGAGGACGCCGCGGGAGAAGCGGGCATCATCGGCGCGACCTGCCTGTACGCCGTCTACGACCCGACCACCCAGCAGTGCTGCATGGCCCGCGCCGGGCACCCTCCCCCCGCGGTGGTCCGCCCCGAGGGCACCGTCTCCTTCCCCGACCTGCCCGCCGGGCCCCCGCTCGGCCTCGGCGGCCTGCCCTTCGAAGCCGCCGACATCGACCTGCCCGAGGGCAGTGGGCTGGTGCTCTACACCGACGGACTCATCGAGGACCGGAACCGGGACGTCGACCTGGTCCTCGACCGGCTGCGCGGCGCCCTGGCCCATCCGGAGCGCACACCCGAGGAGATCTGCGAGGCGGTCCTGGACACGGTGGCGCCGGCCCACCCCTGCGACGACATCGCCCTGCTCGTCGCCCGTACCCACGCCCTGGACCCGCAACGGATCGCCACCTGGGACCTGCCCGCCGATCCCTCCCTCGTCAGCGAGGTGCGCGCCTCGGCCCTGCGGCAGCTGGCCGACTGGGGATTCGAGGAGGCCGCCTTCGCCGCGGAGCTGATGCTGAGCGAGCTCGTCACGAACGCCATCCGCCATGGCTCCGGCCCCATCCGCGTACGCCTGCTGCGCGACCGCACCCTGATCTGCGAGGTCTCCGACACCAGCAACACCGCCCCGCACCTGCGCCGGGCCGCCACCACCGACGAGGGCGGCCGCGGACTGTTCCTGGTGGCCCAGCTGGCGCGGAGCTGGGGGACGCGCTACATCAGGCAGGGCAAGGTCATCTGGGCCGAATGCGGGCTCGACGGCGCCTGA
- a CDS encoding ABC transporter permease has translation MTAPPFSPRSRPHRRGPAWHLVSAYGLLVLTALLFLAFSLALPHTFPTRDTVDSILSTQSIPAVLALAAMVPVVTGAFDLSLGYGLGLAHVMVLQLVVNDGWPWPAACLVVIAGGAVVGVLNGVVVELGRIDSFIATLGTGSMMYAVTGWVTGGGRIVPGPHGLPAAFTDLYDSRFLGLPLPAFYVLALAVALWVVLERLPLGRCLYVIGANPRAAELVGIPTRRYTVYAFTASGLIVGCAGVLLAAQQEIGNPSVGLDYLLPAFVGALLGSTAIKPGRPNALGTVVAVAVLAVGLTGIGQLGADFWTIPLFYGGTLLLAVGLAGYSARRLRTGADAPRDAPAVPQPPPAAGGGAAGTTP, from the coding sequence ATGACCGCCCCGCCCTTCTCGCCCCGCTCCCGGCCGCACCGACGAGGCCCGGCCTGGCACCTCGTGAGCGCCTACGGCCTTCTGGTCCTCACCGCCCTGCTCTTCCTGGCCTTCTCCCTCGCGCTGCCGCACACCTTCCCCACCCGGGACACCGTCGACTCGATCCTGTCCACCCAGTCCATCCCGGCCGTCCTCGCGCTCGCCGCCATGGTCCCCGTGGTGACCGGCGCGTTCGACCTCTCCCTCGGCTACGGCCTGGGCCTGGCGCACGTCATGGTGCTGCAACTCGTCGTCAACGACGGATGGCCCTGGCCGGCGGCCTGCCTGGTGGTGATCGCCGGAGGGGCGGTCGTGGGCGTCCTCAACGGTGTCGTCGTCGAGCTCGGCCGGATCGACTCGTTCATCGCCACCCTGGGAACCGGCAGCATGATGTACGCCGTGACCGGCTGGGTCACCGGCGGCGGCCGGATCGTCCCGGGCCCGCACGGTCTGCCGGCCGCCTTCACCGACCTGTACGACTCCAGGTTCCTCGGCCTGCCGCTGCCCGCCTTCTATGTGCTCGCCCTCGCCGTCGCCCTCTGGGTGGTGCTGGAGCGGCTGCCGCTGGGCCGGTGCCTGTACGTCATCGGTGCCAATCCGCGCGCCGCCGAGCTGGTCGGCATCCCGACCCGCAGGTACACCGTCTACGCGTTCACCGCGTCGGGACTGATCGTCGGCTGCGCCGGTGTCCTGCTGGCGGCTCAGCAGGAGATCGGCAATCCCAGCGTCGGCCTGGACTATCTCCTGCCCGCGTTCGTCGGCGCCCTCCTCGGCTCGACCGCGATCAAACCCGGCCGCCCCAACGCGCTGGGCACGGTCGTCGCCGTCGCCGTGCTCGCCGTCGGCCTCACCGGGATCGGGCAGTTGGGCGCCGACTTCTGGACGATCCCCCTGTTCTACGGCGGCACCCTGCTGCTCGCCGTCGGCCTGGCCGGCTACTCCGCCCGCCGGCTGCGCACCGGGGCCGACGCTCCAAGAGACGCACCGGCCGTGCCACAGCCGCCGCCCGCAGCCGGAGGTGGAGCCGCCGGCACCACTCCCTGA
- a CDS encoding sugar ABC transporter ATP-binding protein, with product MHDPPDTSAHAVGAFGTGPLVRVRGLTKRFGGTLALDGVDLDVRAGSVLALLGPNGAGKSTLIKVLAGVHHADAGRITVDGHPLGSHAAAHSMSFIHQDLGLVEWMTIAENIALTVGYPRRAGLISWQRTRERCADALGTVAGHLDPDTPVTRLGPAERSLVAIGRALAARAKLVVLDEPTARLPAADCARLFRVLHTLRDRGHGILYVTHRLDEVYEVADAFAVLRDGRLVSRGPLAGHSPARLVHDIVGEEPIRHRPAAGPAGGPAVLTLDGARTAGTGAVTLELRPGEVLGLVGLSGAGHMGLGRALAGDRPFLGGRVLIGGRPYGPRSVADAVALGVGLVPGDRQREGCATGLTVRENLLANPRAGGVPTPRWIRPRRERARAAELIERFAVRPGDSEAPLATLSGGNQQKVLIGRWLRRDLRLLILEEPTASVDIGAKAAVHRLLDEALAAGLAVLLVSTDFEEVAHVCHRALVFVRGRVTAELSGTGLTVAGLTRAASALPASGTATDS from the coding sequence GTGCACGACCCTCCCGACACCTCTGCGCACGCGGTCGGCGCGTTCGGGACCGGCCCCCTGGTCCGCGTCCGCGGGCTCACCAAGCGGTTCGGCGGGACCCTCGCACTGGACGGGGTCGACCTCGACGTCCGGGCCGGCAGCGTCCTCGCCCTGCTCGGCCCCAACGGCGCCGGAAAGTCCACCCTCATCAAGGTGCTCGCGGGCGTCCACCATGCCGACGCGGGCCGGATCACGGTGGACGGACATCCGCTCGGCAGTCATGCCGCCGCGCACAGCATGTCGTTCATCCACCAGGACCTCGGGCTCGTGGAGTGGATGACGATCGCCGAGAACATCGCGCTGACCGTCGGATACCCGCGCCGCGCCGGTCTGATCTCCTGGCAGCGGACCCGGGAGCGCTGCGCCGACGCCCTGGGAACCGTCGCCGGCCACCTGGACCCCGACACGCCGGTCACCCGGCTCGGGCCCGCCGAACGTTCGCTGGTCGCCATCGGCCGGGCCCTGGCGGCCCGCGCGAAGCTCGTCGTCCTCGACGAGCCGACCGCCCGCCTTCCCGCCGCGGACTGCGCCCGTCTCTTCCGCGTGCTGCACACCCTGCGCGACCGGGGACACGGCATCCTCTACGTCACCCACCGCCTGGACGAGGTGTACGAGGTGGCCGACGCCTTCGCCGTCCTGCGCGACGGCCGGCTCGTCAGCCGCGGCCCGCTGGCCGGCCACAGCCCCGCCCGGCTGGTGCACGACATCGTCGGCGAGGAACCGATCCGCCATCGCCCCGCCGCGGGCCCCGCGGGCGGCCCCGCCGTCCTCACCCTCGACGGCGCACGGACCGCCGGCACGGGGGCGGTCACCCTGGAACTGCGGCCCGGGGAGGTGCTGGGCCTGGTCGGCCTCTCGGGCGCCGGGCACATGGGCCTGGGCCGCGCTCTCGCGGGCGACCGGCCCTTCCTCGGCGGCCGGGTACTAATCGGCGGCCGGCCCTACGGTCCCCGGTCGGTCGCCGACGCCGTCGCGCTCGGTGTCGGCCTCGTGCCCGGTGACCGACAGCGGGAGGGCTGCGCCACGGGGCTGACCGTACGGGAGAACCTCCTGGCCAATCCCCGTGCGGGGGGTGTGCCCACACCGCGCTGGATCCGTCCCCGCCGTGAACGCGCGCGGGCCGCGGAGCTGATCGAACGGTTCGCGGTGCGGCCCGGTGACAGCGAGGCCCCCCTCGCCACCCTGTCCGGCGGAAACCAGCAGAAGGTCCTGATCGGCCGGTGGCTCCGGCGGGACCTGCGCCTGCTGATCCTGGAGGAGCCGACCGCGAGCGTGGACATCGGAGCCAAGGCCGCGGTCCACCGCCTGCTCGACGAGGCGCTGGCCGCCGGCCTCGCGGTGCTGCTCGTCTCCACCGACTTCGAGGAGGTGGCGCACGTGTGCCACCGCGCCCTGGTGTTCGTCCGCGGACGCGTGACGGCCGAGCTGAGCGGTACGGGCCTCACGGTCGCGGGGCTCACCCGGGCGGCCTCGGCCCTGCCGGCCTCCGGAACCGCCACCGACTCATGA